A window of the Schlesneria paludicola DSM 18645 genome harbors these coding sequences:
- a CDS encoding Gfo/Idh/MocA family protein, protein MSHTQSRRQFLSAAGKTAALTGVITGLPLIVSSRAFAKGDRPAPSDRIGIGFIGVGNRAAGNIKGIMQFPQADSVAVCEVDSARLGSAKQSVEKRSGRPCSAYADYRRLLENKDIDAVVITTPDHWHALQTIHACQAGKDVYCEKPLTLAIHEGKAMVAAARTHQRIVQTGSQQRSEGDFRRACELVRSGTIGKVHTVRAGISKVNFKGPAVIDSAPPKELDYDFWLGPAPLRPYNEKHVHYNFRFFWDYAGGQMTNWGAHHLDIAQWGLGMDESGPISVEARGTRYNDEKLFEVPEWCEVTFQYANGTTMICGQGQPGGTTFEGEKGKIHITRKGMTCTPTDLTKEEPDTGGIRLYESSDHHGNFLDCIKSRKLPICDVAIGHRSATVCHLGNLAVRTGRKLTWDPVKEIIVGDPDAAAMLDRPYREPWSLQTFNT, encoded by the coding sequence GTGAGTCACACACAATCACGTCGCCAATTTCTAAGCGCTGCGGGGAAAACCGCCGCCTTGACGGGGGTCATCACTGGCCTTCCACTCATTGTCTCGTCGCGTGCGTTTGCGAAGGGAGATCGACCTGCGCCGAGCGATCGGATCGGGATTGGGTTCATTGGCGTCGGAAATCGAGCAGCTGGCAACATCAAGGGAATCATGCAGTTTCCTCAAGCCGATTCCGTCGCAGTTTGCGAAGTGGACTCGGCGCGACTGGGTTCAGCCAAACAAAGTGTCGAGAAGAGATCGGGTCGCCCCTGTTCCGCCTACGCGGACTACCGGAGACTGCTCGAAAACAAGGATATCGATGCCGTCGTAATTACGACTCCCGACCACTGGCACGCCTTGCAAACAATCCACGCATGCCAGGCGGGAAAAGACGTCTATTGCGAAAAGCCTCTCACATTGGCCATTCACGAGGGGAAGGCCATGGTCGCTGCGGCTCGGACACATCAGCGGATCGTGCAAACCGGAAGTCAGCAGCGGTCAGAGGGAGATTTCCGCCGCGCCTGTGAACTCGTTCGATCAGGGACGATTGGCAAGGTTCACACGGTCCGCGCGGGCATCTCGAAGGTCAATTTTAAAGGCCCGGCCGTCATCGATTCGGCTCCCCCCAAAGAACTCGACTACGACTTCTGGCTGGGACCAGCACCTCTTCGCCCCTATAACGAAAAGCATGTGCACTACAATTTCCGATTCTTTTGGGACTATGCCGGTGGCCAGATGACCAATTGGGGTGCACATCATCTCGACATCGCTCAATGGGGGCTCGGCATGGACGAGAGCGGCCCGATTTCTGTTGAGGCGCGAGGAACGCGCTACAATGACGAAAAGCTTTTTGAAGTGCCGGAATGGTGCGAAGTGACATTCCAGTACGCCAATGGGACCACCATGATCTGCGGACAAGGACAACCGGGCGGTACGACATTCGAAGGCGAAAAAGGCAAGATCCATATCACTCGGAAGGGAATGACCTGCACTCCGACCGATCTGACAAAGGAAGAGCCCGACACGGGCGGCATTCGCCTCTATGAGAGCTCCGATCATCACGGGAATTTTCTCGACTGCATTAAGTCTCGCAAGCTTCCGATTTGTGATGTGGCGATCGGCCATCGATCGGCGACAGTCTGTCATCTGGGTAATCTGGCCGTCCGTACTGGTCGAAAACTCACATGGGATCCCGTGAAAGAGATCATCGTGGGCGATCCGGATGCCGCAGCCATGCTCGATCGCCCCTATCGCGAGCCCTGGTCCTTGCAAACGTTCAACACATAA
- a CDS encoding chemotaxis protein CheB: MSTEEKPSDAMSTESNLPTYVVGIGASAGGLEALERLFSRMPANTGMAFVVVQHLSPDFKSLMDELLSRRTSLPVLRVENGMAVEPNSIYLIPPRREMILSDGKLLLTEIEPHQGLSLPIDYFFRSLAQSYGRNAIAVVMSGTGSDGSRGIQDIHAAGGLVIAQTPRTAKFDGMPDAARETGVVDLSLDPEDIPTALVQYSVRHNLDDLSTHFENVPADEEGLAAILRLLRDQHGIDFSTYKLNTVVRRTERRLQINRIDAVKDYLQRLERDPVELDALYHDLLVGVTRFFRDEDAFERLSEEIDESLKRHDPKSEFRAWVAGCATGEEAYSIAILLDERIQACGKQITARIFATDVHRPSLEFAGHGQYRRESIGNIPSDRLVTYFLQTDRGFTVHPRIRQMVVFAPHNIIKDAPFTRMELVTCRNLLIYLQPGAQKKAISLFHFGLKANGILFLGPSESTGELEEEFTPIDRHWNIYRKRRDVRLNVELRPALALSGRSLRASGLPEFTAVSHRGIDDHLASAYDALLAEFMPPGLLIDSANRLLHVFGDAGKYLRHPAGRAGNDVLDSMEPQLKLAVVGAIRRTQVAQQPTHLRGVMIGSEPIELGIRPVINSKYDVVNYLITFTAPDTATPPASPADGAWIDMQHVSENEMKVMEVELRRAKENTQALIEELETSNEELQATNEELVASNEELQSTNEELHSVNEELYTVNAEHQRKIQELTVLTDDMENLLHSTQIHTLFLDRQLRIRRFTPAIGDIFSLVPHDIGRSIEAFHNRLQDDTLLDELRDVLKTGNACEKEVQSHAGRWFLMRILPYTTDKGNEGVVLTLTDINVTRRAQMNLKRVIDFFPHAVIATDDQGLIQMVNQRTQLIFGYDANEMIGQPVEMLLPERFREKIRLDRQQYALQHQHAELDQLTELSGRRKNGEEFPVEVSFNSINTEKGLLILASVNDITIRQLTQQELARREEELRLVINSVPMLIAYIDVNYVYRYVNNFYCEKLNLSPDDVRDHRIEDVVDAETYEQKRGHLERVFAGEPFTAEIRRSFPCDPSHRETWILAHYVPDRDESGKVRGCFVAMNDITELKELVASKQLQVEQRDLFLATLSHELRNPLGAVTSALWLLQANRDNTELQRTTLAAIDRQTRQMTALLDDLLDVARVTRGKIALDRSPVALDQVIGESVESVMPAFDKRGQKVETMLCQQQAWVDGDLVRLRQIVTNLLSNASRYSSPGKTVKLSLSLEAASRSKPAMAVISVRDEGIGIAPDVHEKIFEPFAQLRRTHNEASEGLGLGLSLSRRLAELHGGTVTVISEGEGCGSEFCVRLPLIEAPAIRESSKGAPESVDGKQSQSIVLVEDNEDARDLLRQLLEFEQFEVHTAPDGLAGLELIRNVRPHFAVVDIGLPGMNGHELAREVRRHDRSTILIAATGYGQESDREAALDAGFDEHITKPLNFDELLLLLRRVSTPAYRMRPK; the protein is encoded by the coding sequence ATGTCAACGGAAGAAAAGCCATCCGACGCGATGTCGACGGAATCGAATCTGCCGACGTATGTCGTGGGGATTGGCGCCTCTGCGGGGGGGCTTGAGGCGCTCGAACGACTGTTCAGCCGCATGCCCGCGAATACCGGCATGGCGTTTGTCGTCGTTCAGCATCTGTCGCCCGATTTCAAAAGCCTGATGGACGAATTGCTGTCGCGCCGTACGAGTCTACCCGTGCTGCGGGTCGAAAATGGAATGGCGGTCGAACCGAATTCCATCTATCTGATTCCTCCACGTCGCGAGATGATTCTGTCGGACGGAAAACTGCTGCTGACAGAAATTGAGCCGCATCAAGGATTGTCCCTGCCCATCGACTACTTCTTTCGCTCCCTGGCGCAAAGTTACGGACGAAATGCCATCGCGGTGGTGATGTCCGGGACGGGCAGTGACGGATCGCGCGGGATTCAAGATATTCATGCGGCAGGTGGTCTGGTGATTGCGCAGACGCCACGGACCGCAAAGTTCGATGGTATGCCGGATGCGGCGCGTGAAACGGGTGTCGTGGATTTGTCGCTTGACCCCGAAGACATACCGACCGCTCTGGTCCAATACAGCGTTCGTCACAATCTCGATGACCTGTCGACTCATTTTGAAAACGTTCCGGCGGATGAGGAGGGTCTGGCGGCGATCTTACGCCTCTTACGCGATCAGCATGGAATTGACTTTTCGACCTACAAATTGAACACGGTCGTCCGTCGCACGGAGCGGCGACTGCAGATCAATCGTATTGACGCCGTCAAAGACTACCTTCAACGGCTCGAGCGTGATCCTGTCGAGCTCGACGCCCTGTACCATGACCTGCTCGTTGGCGTCACGCGCTTCTTTCGCGACGAGGATGCATTTGAGCGGTTGAGTGAGGAAATCGATGAGTCACTGAAACGTCACGACCCCAAGTCGGAGTTTCGTGCGTGGGTTGCCGGCTGCGCCACGGGGGAAGAAGCTTACTCAATTGCCATTCTATTGGACGAGCGAATTCAAGCCTGCGGCAAGCAGATCACGGCCAGAATTTTTGCGACGGACGTCCATCGTCCCTCGCTGGAGTTTGCGGGACATGGCCAGTACCGCCGTGAGAGCATTGGCAATATCCCGTCGGATCGGCTGGTCACTTACTTTCTGCAAACCGATCGAGGATTCACGGTTCATCCGCGAATACGCCAGATGGTGGTGTTCGCTCCGCACAATATCATCAAAGACGCGCCGTTCACTCGGATGGAGCTCGTGACCTGCCGAAATCTCTTGATTTATCTGCAGCCCGGCGCTCAAAAGAAGGCGATTTCCTTATTTCACTTCGGGCTGAAAGCCAATGGGATCTTGTTTCTAGGACCAAGCGAAAGCACGGGTGAACTCGAAGAGGAATTCACGCCGATCGATCGACATTGGAATATCTATCGCAAGCGTCGTGACGTTCGATTGAATGTGGAATTGCGACCCGCGCTCGCGCTGTCGGGGCGTTCGCTCAGGGCTTCGGGACTTCCTGAGTTCACCGCGGTGAGTCACCGTGGGATCGATGATCACCTGGCGAGCGCCTATGACGCGCTACTCGCTGAATTTATGCCGCCTGGCCTATTGATCGATAGCGCGAACCGACTATTGCATGTGTTCGGTGACGCCGGAAAGTATCTGCGACATCCGGCGGGACGAGCTGGAAACGACGTTCTTGACAGCATGGAGCCGCAACTGAAGCTCGCCGTCGTCGGTGCTATCCGCCGGACTCAAGTCGCACAGCAGCCGACCCATCTGCGTGGCGTCATGATCGGCAGCGAACCGATTGAACTGGGTATCCGTCCGGTCATCAATTCAAAATACGATGTCGTCAACTACTTGATTACCTTCACGGCGCCAGACACCGCGACACCACCAGCTTCGCCAGCCGACGGCGCCTGGATCGATATGCAGCATGTGTCCGAGAATGAAATGAAGGTCATGGAGGTGGAACTTCGACGTGCGAAAGAGAACACGCAAGCGCTGATTGAAGAGCTCGAAACGAGCAATGAAGAGTTGCAGGCGACCAATGAAGAGCTGGTTGCGTCGAACGAAGAGCTTCAAAGTACCAACGAAGAATTGCATTCAGTCAACGAAGAACTCTATACCGTCAATGCCGAGCATCAGCGGAAGATACAAGAGCTGACCGTCCTGACGGATGACATGGAAAACCTGCTTCACAGTACGCAGATCCATACGTTGTTTCTTGATCGCCAGCTTCGTATTCGCCGGTTTACCCCCGCAATCGGGGACATCTTCAGCCTGGTGCCGCACGATATCGGCCGTTCCATCGAAGCATTCCACAACCGATTGCAGGACGACACGCTGCTCGACGAATTGCGCGATGTTCTGAAGACGGGAAATGCCTGCGAAAAAGAAGTACAAAGTCACGCGGGCCGGTGGTTTCTGATGCGAATCCTGCCCTATACCACGGACAAGGGAAACGAGGGCGTCGTTCTGACCCTGACGGATATCAATGTGACCCGTCGGGCACAGATGAATCTGAAGCGTGTCATCGATTTCTTCCCACATGCCGTGATCGCGACCGATGATCAGGGTTTGATTCAAATGGTGAATCAAAGGACACAGTTGATCTTTGGGTATGACGCGAACGAAATGATCGGTCAACCGGTTGAGATGCTGTTGCCAGAGAGATTTCGTGAAAAGATTCGGTTGGATCGACAGCAGTATGCCCTGCAGCATCAGCATGCCGAACTGGATCAATTGACCGAGCTTTCCGGGCGACGGAAGAATGGAGAAGAATTCCCCGTCGAAGTCAGCTTCAATTCGATCAATACCGAAAAAGGACTCCTGATTCTCGCCTCGGTCAACGATATCACCATCCGGCAGTTGACTCAGCAGGAGCTCGCGCGGCGTGAAGAAGAACTGCGATTGGTGATCAACAGCGTTCCAATGCTGATCGCCTATATCGATGTCAATTACGTCTATCGCTACGTGAATAACTTCTATTGCGAGAAGCTGAACCTTTCACCAGACGACGTTCGCGATCACCGAATTGAAGATGTGGTCGATGCGGAAACGTATGAGCAGAAACGCGGACATCTTGAACGGGTCTTCGCTGGAGAGCCATTCACCGCCGAGATACGCCGATCATTTCCCTGCGATCCGTCGCATCGCGAGACTTGGATTCTGGCGCACTATGTTCCCGATCGAGATGAAAGTGGCAAGGTTCGCGGCTGCTTCGTCGCGATGAATGACATCACTGAGCTCAAAGAGCTCGTGGCTTCAAAGCAATTGCAGGTCGAGCAGCGCGATCTGTTTCTGGCGACGTTGTCGCACGAGTTGCGAAATCCACTGGGGGCCGTTACGTCCGCACTCTGGCTGCTGCAGGCCAATCGTGACAATACCGAACTGCAGCGAACGACCCTCGCAGCGATCGATCGGCAGACACGTCAAATGACGGCGCTGCTTGACGACCTGCTGGATGTGGCTCGTGTGACACGCGGCAAGATCGCGTTGGACCGATCGCCTGTCGCGCTCGATCAGGTCATTGGTGAGTCGGTCGAATCGGTGATGCCCGCGTTTGATAAACGTGGACAAAAAGTGGAGACGATGCTCTGCCAGCAACAGGCCTGGGTCGACGGAGATCTGGTTCGACTGCGGCAGATTGTGACGAACTTGCTTTCGAATGCGTCGCGTTATAGTTCCCCCGGAAAAACGGTGAAACTCAGTTTGAGCCTAGAGGCTGCAAGCAGAAGTAAGCCGGCTATGGCAGTCATCTCCGTGCGTGACGAAGGAATTGGGATTGCACCCGATGTCCACGAAAAGATCTTTGAACCGTTCGCGCAGCTTCGGCGAACGCACAACGAAGCGTCCGAAGGGCTAGGTCTGGGGCTGTCGTTGTCCCGTCGACTGGCGGAACTGCATGGCGGAACGGTGACGGTCATCAGCGAAGGTGAAGGCTGCGGCAGCGAGTTTTGCGTCCGATTGCCACTGATCGAGGCGCCTGCCATCCGCGAATCGTCGAAGGGGGCGCCTGAGAGCGTCGATGGCAAGCAATCGCAGTCCATCGTGCTGGTGGAGGACAACGAGGATGCCCGTGATCTCCTTAGGCAACTACTCGAGTTTGAACAGTTCGAAGTCCACACCGCTCCAGATGGCTTGGCGGGCTTGGAACTCATTCGCAACGTGCGACCTCATTTCGCGGTTGTCGATATCGGCCTGCCCGGCATGAATGGCCACGAGCTGGCGCGCGAGGTCAGACGCCACGATCGCAGCACGATCTTGATTGCCGCGACAGGATACGGTCAGGAGTCCGATCGCGAAGCCGCTTTGGACGCCGGTTTCGACGAGCACATTACCAAGCCATTGAACTTCGACGAACTGCTGCTGCTGTTGCGGCGAGTGTCCACTCCAGCGTATCGCATGCGTCCCAAGTGA
- a CDS encoding response regulator codes for MLVVSRRCDEEIVFPAIGITVKILNASGNRARLGIDAPSNIQILRGELLNSAENEEQKTKHQLRNELNTITLFIEMYERLVQRGDLDRAHQTYLQMLTRLKEIDQNYAPPVPIPTQTMPLSRVLIVEDDDNERELLAGLLRMDGCLVETVPDGAEALVRLSSPEARPDVVLLDMMMPRIDGPKMLSMIRENELLNDLTIFGMSGHRADEVGVTIGGRNGINAWFEKPLNPNRLVEAIHQRRTTSAVA; via the coding sequence ATGCTTGTCGTATCACGACGCTGTGACGAGGAGATCGTGTTCCCCGCGATCGGTATCACTGTCAAGATCCTGAACGCTTCAGGTAACCGAGCTCGCTTGGGAATTGATGCCCCCTCCAACATTCAAATTCTCCGAGGCGAATTGCTGAACTCGGCGGAAAATGAAGAACAGAAGACCAAGCATCAACTCCGCAACGAATTGAACACGATCACGCTGTTCATCGAAATGTACGAACGTTTGGTCCAGCGGGGCGACTTGGATCGTGCCCACCAGACCTACCTTCAAATGCTGACACGATTGAAAGAGATCGATCAGAATTATGCCCCTCCGGTGCCGATTCCTACGCAGACGATGCCACTCTCGCGCGTGCTGATTGTGGAAGATGACGACAACGAGCGCGAATTGCTGGCCGGTCTCTTGCGCATGGACGGTTGTCTTGTGGAGACTGTCCCCGATGGCGCAGAAGCGCTGGTTCGTCTCTCGTCGCCAGAAGCACGCCCAGACGTGGTCTTACTCGACATGATGATGCCGAGAATCGATGGCCCCAAAATGCTGTCAATGATCCGGGAGAATGAACTTCTCAATGATCTGACAATTTTTGGGATGAGTGGACACCGGGCAGACGAAGTCGGGGTCACAATCGGCGGTCGGAACGGAATCAATGCCTGGTTCGAAAAGCCATTGAATCCCAATCGACTGGTCGAAGCCATTCATCAGCGGCGAACGACATCTGCCGTCGCCTGA
- a CDS encoding GH92 family glycosyl hydrolase has protein sequence MSNRAENWARCRAILGKSILCFALTVVVSNRVCVAVDGEKPVPKVLPGELGRFVNPFIGTGGISYLCGNNFPGATRPFGKVRLSPDTVSTLGKRASNTSGYFYSDNRILGFSHTRLAGTGATDGGNFLVIPAEKSTVRTCRRGMNAAFLHENETAFPGYYGLTFPKLGIRAELTAMRHTGFHRYTFDANQAPQIVIDVTSVLGKGTSEAGEVRVVPDSNEVEGTVRTFGTFAKRYGGLQTYFVARFSRPFQEFSTWIGDTEAVGQRAAAGNDLCATLGFSHERNAQVVELKLAISYVSVANARENLDQEAAAFDFDQALAGAAEEWEQHLARIRVIGGTERQRTIFYTALYHSLQMPTEFNDVNGEYIGFDRQTHRAMKARYYTDMSLWDTFRTVHPLFNLIARREQRDMLISLVTMAEQGGYLPRWPSGGGYTGSMFGSPADIVITESYLKGIRGFDVETAFQFMKKTALGPVPPGAPFSGRVGIEHYLKHKYCPADLMKKSVASTVEYSYADHAIARLAHELGHHEDGKQFDEHAAYYRNVFNPETQFFQPREANGQFSNAFQPELLTYLDFGGTQTHGYVEGSAWQWRWGVPSDAAATIQLFRSREYFVQELEKFFEQSPLELAVNPNAYYWHGNQPDIYAAFLFNVAGRPDLTQKWSRWIMDHKYGDRENGVDGNDDGGTLSAWYVLSSIGLFPTAGTDTYEITSPLWDQAQIAIGDQLLVVTVERQAPEHLYVKRLWLNDELVTQHSIRHSQIASGGTLRFEMGPEPVIQP, from the coding sequence ATGTCAAACAGGGCCGAAAATTGGGCGCGATGCCGAGCGATTCTCGGGAAGTCCATTCTCTGTTTCGCCTTGACGGTTGTCGTCTCGAATCGTGTTTGCGTCGCAGTCGACGGCGAGAAACCCGTTCCTAAGGTCCTTCCTGGCGAACTGGGGCGCTTTGTCAATCCGTTTATTGGAACGGGCGGTATCAGTTATCTCTGCGGCAACAATTTTCCTGGTGCGACGCGGCCCTTTGGAAAGGTTCGGCTCAGTCCAGACACCGTCTCAACACTCGGCAAACGCGCGTCGAATACGTCGGGATATTTCTATTCAGACAATCGCATTCTCGGATTCAGTCACACTCGTCTGGCGGGGACCGGTGCCACTGATGGCGGTAACTTTCTGGTGATTCCCGCTGAGAAATCGACCGTCCGAACATGCCGCCGTGGAATGAATGCCGCGTTTCTTCATGAGAACGAAACGGCATTCCCTGGGTACTACGGACTGACGTTCCCGAAGTTGGGCATTCGCGCCGAATTGACTGCCATGCGACACACAGGATTCCACCGGTATACGTTCGACGCCAATCAGGCTCCGCAGATCGTGATTGACGTGACAAGCGTGCTTGGCAAAGGAACAAGCGAAGCCGGTGAAGTTCGTGTCGTTCCAGACTCGAATGAAGTCGAAGGGACGGTGCGAACATTCGGTACGTTCGCGAAACGGTACGGAGGTTTGCAGACTTATTTCGTAGCCCGGTTCAGTCGTCCGTTTCAGGAGTTTTCGACTTGGATCGGAGATACAGAAGCGGTCGGCCAGCGTGCGGCCGCCGGCAACGACCTGTGCGCGACTCTGGGATTTTCCCACGAAAGGAACGCTCAAGTCGTCGAGTTGAAGCTTGCCATTTCGTATGTGAGCGTCGCCAATGCCCGAGAGAATTTGGATCAGGAAGCGGCCGCATTCGACTTTGATCAGGCCCTGGCAGGGGCCGCTGAAGAATGGGAGCAGCACCTCGCACGGATTCGAGTCATCGGCGGGACCGAACGCCAACGCACGATATTCTACACGGCGCTCTATCACTCATTGCAGATGCCGACGGAATTCAATGATGTGAACGGCGAGTACATCGGGTTTGACCGGCAGACGCATCGCGCAATGAAAGCGCGCTACTATACCGACATGTCTTTGTGGGACACGTTCCGGACAGTTCATCCACTGTTCAATCTCATTGCCCGTCGTGAACAGCGCGACATGCTGATTTCGCTGGTCACAATGGCGGAACAGGGGGGCTATTTGCCGCGCTGGCCTTCGGGTGGCGGCTACACCGGTTCCATGTTTGGTTCACCTGCCGATATTGTGATCACGGAATCGTATCTCAAAGGAATTCGTGGTTTCGATGTCGAAACGGCATTCCAGTTCATGAAGAAAACCGCGCTGGGGCCGGTTCCCCCTGGTGCACCGTTCTCAGGGCGAGTTGGCATCGAGCATTACCTGAAACACAAGTATTGCCCTGCGGATCTGATGAAAAAGTCAGTGGCCAGCACGGTGGAATACTCGTATGCCGACCATGCGATTGCGCGCCTGGCGCATGAACTTGGTCATCACGAGGACGGAAAACAATTCGATGAACACGCCGCCTACTATCGGAACGTGTTCAATCCCGAAACGCAGTTCTTTCAACCCCGCGAAGCGAATGGCCAGTTTTCGAATGCGTTTCAACCCGAACTTTTGACCTATCTGGACTTCGGCGGAACGCAAACTCACGGGTATGTCGAAGGCAGCGCATGGCAGTGGAGGTGGGGCGTTCCGTCAGATGCCGCGGCAACTATTCAACTCTTTCGGAGTCGTGAATACTTCGTGCAGGAACTCGAGAAATTCTTCGAGCAATCGCCATTGGAACTGGCCGTGAATCCGAATGCGTACTACTGGCATGGAAATCAACCCGATATCTACGCCGCATTCTTGTTCAATGTTGCTGGACGACCCGATCTCACGCAGAAGTGGTCACGCTGGATCATGGATCACAAGTACGGTGATCGCGAAAATGGAGTGGATGGGAATGACGATGGCGGGACGCTTTCGGCGTGGTACGTACTTTCATCGATCGGCCTGTTTCCGACTGCGGGAACAGACACGTACGAGATCACAAGCCCGCTATGGGATCAGGCGCAAATTGCGATCGGCGATCAATTGCTGGTGGTCACCGTTGAACGGCAGGCACCCGAACATCTTTACGTGAAGCGGCTCTGGCTGAATGACGAACTCGTGACACAGCACTCGATCCGACACAGTCAGATCGCCAGCGGAGGCACGCTGCGATTCGAGATGGGCCCTGAGCCGGTCATCCAGCCTTAG